A genomic region of Nostoc sp. UHCC 0702 contains the following coding sequences:
- a CDS encoding rhodanese-related sulfurtransferase, with translation MNQENTQVVATLYKFVRLPDFAEKQDPLLSYCLAQGVKGTILLAAEGINGTIAGSRQAIDSVVSFLRSDPRLVDIEHKESYTNTPPFERMKVRLKQEIVTLGLPEVDPNQQVGTYVSPLEWNDLISDPEVTVIDTRNDYEVNIGTFKGAQNPQTETFREFPEYVRHHLDPNKHKKVALFCTGGIRCEKASSFMLAQGFAEVYHLKGGILKYLEEVPNEESLWQGECFVFDERVAVRHGLAQGSHERCFCCGRPLSDQDKLSPKYEEGISCAYCFDSLTEEKRVRQQQKWRQYQLKGNRE, from the coding sequence ATGAACCAAGAAAATACCCAAGTTGTTGCAACACTTTATAAATTTGTGAGGCTACCAGACTTTGCCGAGAAACAAGACCCCTTGTTGTCTTACTGCTTAGCGCAAGGTGTCAAAGGGACTATTCTGCTAGCAGCAGAAGGTATTAACGGTACGATCGCAGGTTCGCGTCAGGCAATTGATTCTGTTGTTTCGTTTCTGCGTTCTGACCCCCGTTTGGTAGACATAGAACACAAAGAGTCATATACTAACACTCCGCCCTTTGAGCGGATGAAGGTGCGGTTGAAGCAAGAAATTGTCACTCTGGGCTTACCTGAAGTTGACCCGAATCAGCAGGTTGGTACATACGTCAGCCCTCTGGAATGGAATGACCTGATTTCTGACCCAGAGGTGACAGTTATTGATACCCGCAATGATTATGAGGTAAATATCGGTACTTTTAAAGGGGCACAAAATCCTCAAACTGAGACATTTCGGGAATTTCCGGAATATGTCCGCCACCACCTTGACCCAAACAAACATAAAAAAGTTGCCTTGTTTTGTACTGGCGGCATTCGCTGTGAAAAAGCTTCATCTTTCATGCTTGCCCAAGGCTTTGCTGAAGTTTATCACCTTAAAGGTGGCATTCTCAAGTATTTGGAGGAAGTCCCCAATGAAGAGAGTTTATGGCAAGGCGAGTGTTTTGTCTTTGACGAACGGGTAGCCGTGCGTCATGGGTTGGCGCAAGGAAGTCATGAACGTTGTTTCTGTTGTGGGCGTCCGCTTTCTGATCAAGATAAGCTGTCTCCTAAATACGAGGAAGGTATTTCCTGTGCCTACTGCTTTGATAGCCTCACTGAGGAAAAAAGAGTACGTCAGCAACAAAAATGGCGACAGTATCAATTAAAAGGGAATAGGGAATAG
- a CDS encoding class I SAM-dependent methyltransferase, translating into MTTYTLGLEPLLYNYLLSVSLREPEILTQLRQETAQYPIGRMQIAPEQGQLMALLVQLMRAKKTLDIGVFTGYSSLVVALALPNQGKVVACDISEEFTAIARRYWQLAGVVDKIDLHIAPALETLDQLLAAGEAESFDFAFIDADKSNYDNYYERSLQLVRRGGLIAIDNVLWSGRVADPQVQDNRTKKIRAFNQKLHQDQRINLSLIPIADGLTLALKN; encoded by the coding sequence ATGACAACTTACACACTGGGACTCGAACCACTCCTGTATAACTATTTGCTGTCTGTCTCTTTACGAGAACCAGAAATCTTAACTCAATTGAGGCAGGAAACAGCCCAGTATCCCATAGGTAGGATGCAGATTGCTCCCGAACAGGGACAGCTGATGGCATTGCTGGTGCAGTTAATGAGAGCAAAGAAAACTTTAGATATAGGGGTATTTACGGGGTATAGTTCCTTGGTGGTGGCATTGGCATTACCAAATCAAGGCAAGGTAGTAGCTTGTGATATCAGTGAAGAGTTTACAGCGATCGCTCGTCGTTATTGGCAGCTTGCAGGGGTGGTGGATAAAATTGACCTACACATTGCCCCAGCACTGGAGACTTTAGATCAATTGCTAGCAGCAGGCGAAGCAGAAAGTTTTGATTTCGCCTTTATTGATGCCGACAAAAGTAACTACGACAATTATTATGAGCGATCGCTGCAACTAGTGCGTCGGGGGGGACTAATTGCGATCGATAATGTCCTGTGGTCAGGCAGAGTTGCAGACCCCCAAGTACAAGACAATAGAACTAAAAAGATTCGCGCTTTTAATCAAAAGCTACATCAAGACCAGCGAATCAATCTCAGCTTGATACCGATTGCAGATGGTTTAACTCTGGCGCTAAAGAATTGA